One region of Oryza glaberrima chromosome 7, OglaRS2, whole genome shotgun sequence genomic DNA includes:
- the LOC127779775 gene encoding uncharacterized protein LOC127779775 has protein sequence MITHVKSALLSGHRGPHHLAASAAAAASFHSTPPLQRKRKTQWHHRFSYYEKRRRNRESKRTMLRNMSEYAEYLFQSWRDEDDKNDESSGPSWFRGHRWVRNPKNNGFRPHDFYFGNFRSRGGFEFCTSDEDEPETVFRNAFRGQQTFYWSFDSDDFCRRNHRRSHSESSRRWSYETDDEDETPAQTEVSLARQALGLSTSGPLKLEDVKSAYRTCALRWHPDRHNGSTKATAEEKFKHCSAAYQTLCDSLASA, from the exons ATGATCACCCACGTCAAATCGGCTCTCCTCTCCGGCCACCGCGGCccgcaccacctcgccgcctccgccgccgccgccgcgtcgttccACTCCACCCCTCCCCTCCAGCGGAAGCGCAAGACGCAGTGGCACCAC AGGTTCAGTTATTATGAGAAGCGCAGGAGAAATAGAGAATCAAAAAGGACCATGCTACGGAATATGTCTGAATATGCTGAGTACCTCTTCCAG AGTTGGCGGGATGAAGATGACAAAAATGATGAATCAAGTGGACCTTCTTGGTTCAGGGGACACCGTTGGGTCAGGAATCCAAAGAATAATGGTTTCCGCCcacatgatttttattttggaaacttCAGAAGCAGGG GTGGATTTGAGTTTTGCACAAGTGATGAAGATGAACCGGAAACGGTGTTTCGCAATGCTTTCCGTGGGCAACAGACATTTTATTGGTCTTTTGATTCTGATGATTTTTGTCGGAGAAATCACAGACGTTCTCATTCAGAAAGTTCCAGACGTTGGAGTTATGAGACAGATGATGAGGATGAAACACCCGCACAGACGGAGGTATCTTTGGCACGGCAGGCACTTGGATTGAGTACTTCTGGTCCACTGAAACTCGAAGATGTTAAAAGCGC ATACCGGACATGTGCACTTAGATGGCACCCAGATCGTCACAATGGCTCAACGAAG